In Brevibacillus brevis NBRC 100599, a single genomic region encodes these proteins:
- a CDS encoding PLD nuclease N-terminal domain-containing protein: MPFDIQLLAPIIAIQLILAVIALIDLARREAYRVAGGKKWPWALGIIFINTLGPIVYFFVGRKD, translated from the coding sequence ATGCCATTTGACATTCAGCTACTTGCACCTATCATTGCTATTCAATTGATCCTAGCAGTTATCGCATTAATCGACTTGGCTCGACGTGAAGCATATCGCGTTGCAGGTGGAAAAAAATGGCCATGGGCTCTCGGCATTATCTTTATAAACACCTTGGGTCCGATCGTGTATTTCTTTGTAGGCAGAAAAGACTAG
- a CDS encoding ABC transporter ATP-binding protein, producing MRVIECEGLTKEYKEHKALKNVTFSVDGIGCVGFLGGNGAGKTTTIRILTGLAAPTRGKVKVVGYDVVTDRNKVTSEVGYCPQIPAFYNYMTATEWMHWVGKLYGLDKRTIAQRTDELLELCGINEARNRPISGYSGGMKQRLGIAQALIHNPKLLVLDEPVSALDPMGRYDVLLLIEKLKQHMTVFMSTHILDDIERIADHIVIIKDGTVVLSSSLDQLRANHVEPLIEFKLDQQDIDLTDVLNGLTWIREWNLDGGIYKVLINDMEKAKALLPHILLETGGTLAYYRLSASTLEDIFLKVVNN from the coding sequence TTGCGAGTTATCGAATGTGAAGGCCTCACAAAGGAATATAAAGAGCATAAAGCGTTAAAGAACGTAACCTTTTCCGTCGATGGCATCGGTTGTGTCGGTTTTCTTGGGGGGAATGGTGCCGGGAAAACGACGACCATTCGCATCCTAACCGGATTGGCTGCACCGACCAGAGGAAAAGTGAAAGTGGTAGGCTACGACGTCGTGACTGACCGCAATAAAGTCACAAGTGAAGTAGGGTATTGCCCACAAATCCCAGCCTTTTACAACTACATGACAGCGACAGAGTGGATGCATTGGGTGGGCAAACTTTATGGATTGGACAAGCGCACAATTGCGCAGCGGACGGATGAACTCTTGGAGTTATGCGGAATCAATGAGGCGAGGAACCGCCCAATAAGCGGTTACAGCGGAGGGATGAAGCAGCGTCTGGGTATTGCCCAGGCGCTCATCCACAACCCCAAGCTACTCGTTTTGGACGAGCCCGTTTCCGCGCTGGACCCCATGGGCAGATATGACGTCTTATTGCTAATAGAAAAGTTGAAACAACATATGACTGTCTTTATGTCGACTCACATTTTGGATGACATCGAAAGAATCGCCGACCACATCGTCATCATCAAGGACGGTACGGTGGTGCTGTCGTCCAGTTTGGATCAGCTGCGAGCAAACCATGTGGAGCCACTGATTGAATTCAAGCTTGATCAACAAGACATAGATTTAACCGATGTATTGAATGGGCTAACCTGGATCAGGGAATGGAACCTAGACGGCGGTATTTACAAAGTTCTCATCAATGACATGGAAAAAGCCAAGGCACTCCTGCCGCACATTCTTTTGGAAACTGGCGGGACACTGGCGTATTATCGCTTGTCCGCATCGACCCTCGAAGATATTTTCCTAAAGGTTGTGAATAACTGA
- a CDS encoding ABC transporter permease, whose translation MTSHPMIRKEFNELVKTYKILIIPIVFIALMITQPITMKMLPDILANSTGLPEGAVIKIPTPSAPEVLSTAISKFSSLGTFVLILIVMGSIAGEKASGVASMVFVKPISRAKYYLAKAITYYTLTMASMLIGMGITAYYTEILFGKLDWTHVWIGTLMYIPNLFLVVTTTLCASSFFSNAVGAGGASLVFNILIFTVPQFLGKFLDMVSPGGLSNAAMMVIQENSTLAQAFITGLPGLAGVFTLNIVFFFMGWYFLERSEI comes from the coding sequence ATGACTTCCCACCCAATGATCAGAAAAGAATTTAATGAATTGGTCAAAACCTACAAGATTCTCATCATTCCGATTGTGTTTATTGCCTTAATGATTACACAACCGATTACGATGAAAATGCTCCCTGATATTTTGGCCAATTCCACTGGACTGCCAGAAGGGGCCGTCATCAAAATTCCAACCCCGTCTGCGCCGGAAGTACTCTCGACGGCGATTAGCAAATTCAGCTCACTCGGCACGTTTGTGTTAATCCTTATCGTCATGGGGTCCATTGCCGGAGAAAAAGCCTCAGGGGTAGCATCTATGGTATTCGTCAAGCCCATCAGTCGAGCTAAATACTATCTCGCCAAAGCCATTACCTACTACACGTTAACAATGGCAAGCATGCTAATCGGGATGGGGATAACTGCCTACTATACAGAGATCCTTTTCGGAAAACTAGATTGGACCCATGTATGGATCGGTACCTTGATGTACATACCGAATCTATTCCTTGTCGTCACAACAACGCTGTGCGCCTCCAGCTTTTTTAGCAATGCTGTTGGTGCCGGTGGAGCCTCGCTGGTATTCAATATCCTGATCTTCACTGTTCCACAATTTCTGGGTAAATTTTTGGATATGGTGTCACCAGGTGGATTGTCAAATGCGGCGATGATGGTGATTCAAGAAAACTCAACGCTGGCCCAAGCTTTCATCACAGGGTTACCGGGACTCGCAGGTGTCTTTACACTCAACATCGTGTTTTTCTTTATGGGCTGGTACTTTTTAGAGCGATCAGAAATCTAA